One genomic window of Candidatus Neomarinimicrobiota bacterium includes the following:
- the truB gene encoding tRNA pseudouridine(55) synthase TruB, with translation MIIAINKPVKWTSFDVVEKVRSITGEKKVGHAGTLDPFAEGVLVVGIGRESTRMLSQLSATSKDYLAELKLGEETDTLDLTGEVTDQREIPHLTASKIENVLAQFRGEIEQTPPMYSAKKIDGTRLYKLARRGEQVDRDPVAVRILALQLIDLSDDTITFSVTCSKGTYIRQLASDMANALGTAGHLTALRRTRVGDYHLDDCLSFDLLEQQWMSTAA, from the coding sequence ATGATAATCGCCATCAACAAACCGGTAAAGTGGACTTCTTTCGATGTTGTAGAGAAGGTGAGATCCATTACGGGAGAGAAAAAAGTGGGCCACGCCGGTACGCTGGACCCTTTCGCGGAGGGTGTTCTTGTTGTGGGAATCGGGAGGGAGTCGACGCGCATGTTGAGCCAGCTTTCTGCTACTTCTAAAGACTACCTGGCTGAGCTGAAACTAGGCGAAGAGACGGATACCCTGGATCTGACAGGTGAGGTGACAGATCAGCGCGAGATACCTCATCTGACAGCGAGTAAGATTGAAAATGTTTTGGCCCAGTTCCGCGGTGAAATTGAGCAGACGCCGCCCATGTATTCGGCGAAGAAGATCGACGGAACGCGACTCTATAAGCTTGCCCGCCGCGGAGAGCAGGTAGACCGGGATCCGGTAGCAGTCCGGATACTCGCTCTTCAGCTGATCGACCTGTCTGATGACACTATCACCTTCAGTGTCACTTGCAGCAAGGGGACATACATAAGACAGCTGGCCTCTGATATGGCCAATGCACTCGGTACTGCGGGACACCTTACCGCCCTCAGGAGAACAAGAGTGGGTGATTATCATCTGGATGACTGTCTCTCATTTGATCTGCTGGAGCAGCAATGGATGTCTACCGCTGCATAG